The sequence CGCAGCATAATCTGTCGGATGCGCGGATGGAGTTCATGATCCGGGATCGGCTGAGCTGGATGCGCTTCTTCGGCTTCGACCTTGGCGGCGCGATGCCAGACGAAAACACCATCCGCCACTATCGCAACCGGCTCACACAGAGCGGCACGCTCGAGGCTTTGATGCAGGCGTTCGAGCAGCAACTGCGCGAGGCGGGATATCTGGCGATGGGCGGTCAGATCGTCGATGCCACGCTGGTGCCCGCGCCCAAGCAGCGCAACACCGAGGACGAGAAGGCCGCGATCAAGGCGGGCAAGTCGGCAAGGCAGATCTGGCGCGGCAAGCCGAACAAGGCGCACCAAAAGGATGTCGACGCGCGCTGGACGGTGAAGATAGGGGGCAAGGTCCGCCATCGTCCCGATGGGACGCCGCTGCCGCAGATCGCCACGCCGGTGTTCGGCTACAAGTCGCATATCAGCATCGATCGGCGCTACGGCTTTATCCGCAAAGCAACCGTCACCTCGGCAGCCGACAGCGACGGGCGCCAGTTGCGCAGGGTGATCGACACGAGCAACACCGCTGGCGATGTCTGGGCAGACAGCGCCTATCGCAGCAGCAAGAACGAGGCATGGCTCAAGGCCAACATGCTCAAGAGCCGCATTCATCGCCGCAAGCCCAAGGGCAAGCCGATGCCCGAGCGCATGGCGCGGGCCAATGCGGCAAAGTCAGCGATCCGGGCACGGGTCGAGCATGTCTTTGCGCACCAGAAAAACCGCTATGGCCTGTTCATCCGCACCATCGGCATTGCCCGTGCTCAGGCCAAACTCACGCTCGCCAACCTCGCCTACAACTTCGACCGCCTGATCTTCCACGAACGGCGCGCAGCCACGGCATAGGTGCGCCCGAAATCCGCAGCAGCGGATGAAAAGCCCATCAAAACCAGCGCAAAAAGGACAATCTGTCCGCACAAACGGTCATCCTGTAGGCATCATGCCGCACCGCGGCCAATCAAGTCGCCAAAATCACGGTTGTTGCGGGTGTCCAGGTGTCACCGCCCCGGCGCGGACATGGCTCGGCTCGCTCTATGGCGACAACATCGTGCAGTTCGACCTGATTGCGCACCAAGCTATGGCTCAGAAGTTCCTGCGGGATGCGCATTCCGCGCGTCTCAAAATCGCTGAGGCCGTTGTTATCGACACGGACCCTGTTGAGCACTGATAGCACCTATCCCGCCAAAGCCACTCTGACGGGGAGGCGACAATCCCACTTGTAGGCTAAGCGGCGGATCACGCAAACACCCAGCGGGTCACGACTTGCTGCCCAATCTGCGGATTTTCTAAGCCAATCACGCGACCCCAAGCTGAATGACAGCCACGCATTTGCCCTATCGACTTTTCCATAAACTTGGTGCAAGTCGGTGCAAAGGGGTGCATATTGGCGAAGGCACTGAGACAAAAGCGGTTTACCGTCTCCCTTGACGTTGAGGACTATGAGTCCTTGCGCGCCATTGCCCACAATCATCGCCCGCCGCTCAAGCTGCAATACGTCGTCAACGTCGCCGTCAAAAACCTGCTTGAGCGCCAAGCCGCCAAGCAACTGACCTTCCCGCTGGACGACTAGCGTGTGAGCGGGCTGCGATTCATTGACCTCTTTGCAGGGCTTGGTGGCTTCCACCAAGCCCTTGAGCGTTTCGGTCACACCTGTGTGTTCGCGTCGGAACTCGACCCGGCCCTTGCCGATCTTTACGAGTTGAACTTCGGCATCCGCCCGCATGGCGACATCCGCGAAGCCTTCGCGTCGGTGCCAGCACACGACATTTTGTGCGCCGGATTCCCCTGCCAGCCGTTTTCCAAGGCTGGCGACCAACTCGGGTTCGATTGCCCCCAATGGGGCGACCTGTTCGATTACGTGCTCAAAATTCTCGACACGCATAAGCCCGCCTATCTGCTGATCGAGAACGTCCCCAACCTTATTCGTCATGACGAAGGCAAGACGTGGACCAAGATCAAAACCCGGCTGGAATCGCTCGATTACACCGTCGATCTCGGCAAGCTCTCGCCTTTCATGTTCGGTGTGCCGCAAGTGCGCGAGCGGGCCATCATCGTCGGTGCGCGCAATGGACTTGATGATTTCGCCTGGCCCGAGGCCACGCACCGGCTCGATCAGGTGTCCATCACCAGCGTGCTCGACAAGAACCCCAATGACGCGCGCCCGTTGGGACCGCGCTTCATCCAGTATCTCGAAACATGGCAGGAATTGCTCGACGCGCTTGCCCGCGACAAGGAGCTTCCCTCGTTCCCGATCTGGGCAATGGAGTTCGGGGCGACCTACCCGTACCGCGACCAGACGCCGCACGCGATCGGATTTGGCAACATCGAGAGCTTCAAGGGCGCACTCGGGCGCTCGCTCAATGTCCGTCGTCAGAACATTTGGCACAACTCGCGGCGTAAATTAGCGGAGTGCGGGCCTCGTCAGGGGCTGGATTTTAAGCGGCGAGCTTGCGGTGTTGCAAGCGCCGATATTCGATGGTCTGTCGTTTGATCCTTTCACGCTGTTTGATGATGGCTGGTGCCCTGCCGAAGTAGGCGTCGGCGGGCGTCACGTTGTTCAGGCTCTCGTGGTAACGTTGATTGTTGTAGTGCTCGACGAAGGCTTCGATCTGGGCCTCGAGGTCGCCGGGCAGGAAGTAGTTCTCCAGCAGGATGCGGTTCTTCAGAGTCTGGTGCCAGCGCTCGATCTTGCCCTGGGTCTGAGGGTGGCACGGTGCACCGCGCACATGACTCATCTGCTGAGCTTCGATGTATTCAGCCAGTTCGCCAGCGATGTAGCTGGGACCGTTATCGCTGAGCAGCCTGGGTTTGTGCAGCACGGTGGCGCTGTCGCAGCCCGAGGCAGCCAGCGCCATGTCCAGCGTGTCGGTGACGTCCTCGGCCCGCATGTTGGTGCACAGTTTCCAGGCGATGATGTAGCGCGAGAAGTCGTCGAGCACGGTCGACAGGTACATCCAGCCCCACCCGATGATCTTGAAGTAGGTGAAGTCGGTTTGCCACATCTCGTTCGGCCGGGTGGTCTTGGTGTGGAACTGATCGGCGGCCTTGATCACGACATAGGCCGGGCTGGTGATCAGATCATGGGCCTTCAACAGGCGGTAAACCGTGGCTTCCGACACGAAGTAGCGCTTCTCGTCGGTGAACCGCACCGCCAGCTCGCGCGGTGACAGTTCGCTGTAGTCCAGGGCCATCTCGACGATCTGGTCCTGGATATCATCGCCGATGCGGTTCCACACCCGGGTCGGCGCCGACGGCCGATCCTCCAAGGCCTCCGGGCCGCCTTCGAGGAACCGGTCATACCAGCGGTAGAAGGTCCGACGGGCGATGCCGAGCTGGTCCAGCGTGCGTTTGGCGGGCAGGTGCGACTGCTCGACGATCCGGATGATCTCGAGCTTCTCCGAGGCGGGATACCTCATTCGTCGTCGCCCCCATCCGCGATCATGCTTTTTTTGAGCAGGCGGTTCTCCAGGGTCAGGTCGGCAACGCATTCCTTCAGGGCGCGGGCTTCGCGGCGCAGATCCTGCACCTCGCCAGTGGTCGCGGCACGGGCGGTGTCGCCGGCCAGGCGGCGCTTGCCGGCTTCCATGAACTCCTTCGACCAGGTGTAATACAGGCTCTGGGCAATGCCTTCCTTGCGGCACAGCTCGGCGATGCTGTCCTCGCCGCGCAGGCCATCCAGCACGATGCGGATCTTGTCTTCGGCCGAGAAGTGCCGGCGGGTTGCACGCCGGATGTCCTTCACCACCCGCTCCGCAGGGGCCTTGGTCGGCGATTTTGCATTGGAGGATTTGGGCTTCATCTTCGTTCCTTCGTCACTACGACGAAGCCCAAATCCTCCTTAAATCACAACCTCAAATCTGTGCCATTGGTGCTGACGGGGAGCACCACCGCTATACCAGAGGCACTCCGCTACTATGTCGATTATGACGCGATGGCGCGAGACGCCGAACTCAATGGCGACCTATTCACCATCCAGACCGCACATGATGCTGTTCATGTGTTTGCGGGGTGCTGACCATGACCCAGCCCCAAATCTACCGCTTCCAATGGCAAGGCATCGAGATTGAGGCGATCTATAGCCCCATCAAATGGGGCGTAATCGCCCATCTTGAAATTCGCAGCATCAAGCCCGAGTGCGCGCCGCTGCCAATCACGGAAACAGGTTACAAATCCCACTTCCATCCTTGCGGCACCGTTGAAGCCAACGGGGGCGACGTAGTGGCGCAGATTAACGCATGGCTAGACGAGGAGGCGACAAAGCCCGAGTGGCGCGCCTATGTCGCCAAGAGCCGCCAAGGCGAACTGTTCTAGAGAGGGGAAACCCGCGTCCAAGGCGCGGCTTTCCCTTCCGCCCCAAGCCCCGGAACCCCTCCCGAGAATCGCGGCACAGCCGCTTCACGATTTTGATGTCGATAGACGGCGGGCGGAACGAGAACGATTCCGCAAATTTTTCTGCACAGTTCCTACACAGGCAAAAATCGCTGATTTTTGCCGATATATTTCAATGCTTTATTGGAATCCAAAGATTTACGGCGGGTGAAGGGAATCGAACCCTCGTCGTAAGCTTGGGAAGCTTCTGCTCTGCCATTGAGCTACACCCGCGAGGGTTGCGCGATTGGCACAGCTGCGCGCGACGGTCAATCACCTCCGTCAGCGGGCCGATTCGCAGATCGTTTCCATCGCCACGAAGGTCGAAGTGCTGGCGACGTGCGGGAGGCTCGAGATTTTTTCGCCGAGCACGATGCGATAGCGGCGGATGTCGGGGGTGCGGACCTTGAGCAGATAGTCGAAGCTGCTGGCAATCATATGGCATTCCTCGACTTCGGGAATCTGCCGCACCGCAGCATTGAACCGTTTGAGCGCCTCCTCGCGCGTGTCCGACAGCTTGACCTCGGTGAAGGCGACATGGTCGAGCCCGACCTTGGCGGGATCGACGATCGCGCGAAAGCCGGTGATCAACCCGCTGTCGACGAGGCGCTTCACCCGCTGCTGGCACGGCGTTTTCGACAGGCCGACCCGTAGCGCAAGCTCGGTGAAGGTGATCCGCCCGTCGCGGCCCAGAATCGCCAGGATCTTTCGATCGAACTCGTCCAGATCGACTGCATTACGGCTATTTTTCATTTTATTCGACCATCTGATGCCACAAACTTGGTCGATTTGCACATTGCTGCGATCGAAACAAGTCGGATCGCCGTGCGACGATATGCTAAACCGGCGCCATGATCCACGACCCCGATCGCGCCGCAATCCGCGCCCTTGCCCGCCGCAGCGAAACCGATATCGTCGCCGAGCTGCGCGCCGCCCTCGCCACCTCACCCGCCAGCGTCGCGGCGGTGACGCAGCGCGGGCTGGAATTGATCCGCAAAGCGAAGGCCGAGGGCGAGCGCGAGACGCTCGTTGCGCAGCTGATGAACCGCTATCGCCTCTCGACCGAGGAAGGCGTCGTGCTGATGTGCCTGGCCGAAGCGCTGCTCCGCGTCCCCGACAATGCGACCGCGAACGCGCTGATCCGCGACAAGATCGCCGGACGCCACTGGGCGGAGGGCGACGATGAGGACAGTCCGTTGATCGTCGCCTTGTCGGCGCGCGGCCTGTCGCTGGGGTCGGCGACGCTGATGCTCGACGCGATGGGCAGCAAGGCGAACCCGCTGACGCTGCTCAAGGCGATGATCCGCCGTTCGGGCGAGCCGGTGATCCGGCAGGCGGCGCTGGCGGCGATGAAGCTGCTCGGCCAGCAGTTCGTGATGGGCGAGACGATCGACGCCGCGGTCAAACGCGCCGACAAGGAAAAGGCCGAGCTTGCGAGTTTCGACATGCTGGGCGAAGCGGCGCGGACCGCGGACGACGCGGCGCGCTATCATGACAGCTATGCCGACGCGATTACCCGCATCGGAAAGGACGCCAAACCGGGCGATCCGCACGCGAACCACGGCATTTCGATCAAGCTGTCGGCGCTTCACCCGCGATACGAATATCTGCAAGCGGCGCGCGTACGCGAAGAACTGGTTCCGCGCGTCATCGAGCTCGCGAAAGCGGCGCGCGCGGCGAACATTCCGCTGATGATCGACGCCGAGGAAAGCGATCGGCTGGAACCGCATATGGATGTGTTCGCGGCGCTGATCGACGCGGGGATCGCCGACGGTTGGACCGGGCTCGGTATCGTCATTCAGGCCTATCAGAAACGCGCGCCCGCGGTGATCGACTGGCTTGCGAAGCGCGCGCGGACGCGCGGGGTCAGGCTGTCGATGCGCCTGGTCAAGGGCGCCTATTGGGATACCGAGATCAAGCGCGCGCAGACGCTGGGCCTCGGCGATTTTCCTGTGTTCACCGCAAAGCTGCACACCGACCTCAACTATATGCGCTGCGCGCAGCTGCTGCGCGGCCATCAGGATTGCATCTATCCGGCCTTTGCCAGTCATAATGCGATGACGCTGGCGTTTGTCGCCGAACTGTTCGCGGGCGCCGATTACGAGTTGCAGCGGCTGCACGGCATGGGCGAGGGCGCGCATGACGCATTGGTCGCGCTCTTCCCGCCGCCGCGCCCGGTGCGTGTCTATGCGCCGGTTGGGACGCACCGCGACCTGCTCGCCTATCTCGTCCGGCGCCTGCTCGAAAATGGCGCGAACTCCAGCTTCGTCCACCAGTTTTCCGACCCCGACGTCAGCGCCGAAGAGCTGGCGGTCGATCCGCGCAGCGTCGCCAGCCCGGCGTCTTCGAACATCGCCACCGGGCTGGCGCTGTTCGACCCGGCGCGGCGCAATTCGCGCGGTTACGATCTCGGCGATCCCGGTGTGCCCGAGGCGCT is a genomic window of Sphingopyxis sp. FD7 containing:
- a CDS encoding IS5 family transposase translates to MHSRSLFSLAEHLERLSKDGDPLEVLAGTVEFERFRPLLTKGLGYSDGAKGGRPAFDPVAMFKVLVVQAQHNLSDARMEFMIRDRLSWMRFFGFDLGGAMPDENTIRHYRNRLTQSGTLEALMQAFEQQLREAGYLAMGGQIVDATLVPAPKQRNTEDEKAAIKAGKSARQIWRGKPNKAHQKDVDARWTVKIGGKVRHRPDGTPLPQIATPVFGYKSHISIDRRYGFIRKATVTSAADSDGRQLRRVIDTSNTAGDVWADSAYRSSKNEAWLKANMLKSRIHRRKPKGKPMPERMARANAAKSAIRARVEHVFAHQKNRYGLFIRTIGIARAQAKLTLANLAYNFDRLIFHERRAATA
- a CDS encoding DNA cytosine methyltransferase; translation: MSGLRFIDLFAGLGGFHQALERFGHTCVFASELDPALADLYELNFGIRPHGDIREAFASVPAHDILCAGFPCQPFSKAGDQLGFDCPQWGDLFDYVLKILDTHKPAYLLIENVPNLIRHDEGKTWTKIKTRLESLDYTVDLGKLSPFMFGVPQVRERAIIVGARNGLDDFAWPEATHRLDQVSITSVLDKNPNDARPLGPRFIQYLETWQELLDALARDKELPSFPIWAMEFGATYPYRDQTPHAIGFGNIESFKGALGRSLNVRRQNIWHNSRRKLAECGPRQGLDFKRRACGVASADIRWSVV
- the putA gene encoding bifunctional proline dehydrogenase/L-glutamate gamma-semialdehyde dehydrogenase PutA, which produces MIHDPDRAAIRALARRSETDIVAELRAALATSPASVAAVTQRGLELIRKAKAEGERETLVAQLMNRYRLSTEEGVVLMCLAEALLRVPDNATANALIRDKIAGRHWAEGDDEDSPLIVALSARGLSLGSATLMLDAMGSKANPLTLLKAMIRRSGEPVIRQAALAAMKLLGQQFVMGETIDAAVKRADKEKAELASFDMLGEAARTADDAARYHDSYADAITRIGKDAKPGDPHANHGISIKLSALHPRYEYLQAARVREELVPRVIELAKAARAANIPLMIDAEESDRLEPHMDVFAALIDAGIADGWTGLGIVIQAYQKRAPAVIDWLAKRARTRGVRLSMRLVKGAYWDTEIKRAQTLGLGDFPVFTAKLHTDLNYMRCAQLLRGHQDCIYPAFASHNAMTLAFVAELFAGADYELQRLHGMGEGAHDALVALFPPPRPVRVYAPVGTHRDLLAYLVRRLLENGANSSFVHQFSDPDVSAEELAVDPRSVASPASSNIATGLALFDPARRNSRGYDLGDPGVPEALVAAIGAARRSDRIAAPIVGGAARSGRAEPVRNPATGAIVGQVVEADAAAVADAVAAARAAQGNWSLAGGAFRAERLERAADLLEEHDALFLGLAIDEAGKTLVDAVAEVREAVDFLRYYAAQARADFTYPVALPGPTGERNELMLEGKGVFVCISPWNFPLAIFLGQVSAALAAGNAVLAKPAEQTPLIAHAAVELLLEAGIPGDVLHYLPGRGETVGAALTRHGDISGVAFTGSTEVARAINRSLAGRDGPIATLIAETGGANAMIVDSTALPEQVARDAVASAFQSAGQRCSALRLLCVQEDVADTMIDMVAGAMAELNIGDPSVLSTDVGPIIDEEARANIAAYVAEARAAGRVIAEAGRTSLPAGGHFVPPVLIRLDHVTDLKREIFGPVLHVATWKGGELDALIDAINASGYGLTLGVHTRIDGVAAHIAARAAVGNVYVNRNQIGAIVGSQPFGGRGLSGTGPKAGGPHYLHRFAEEKTISTDITAAGGNAALMAG
- a CDS encoding IS3 family transposase (programmed frameshift) is translated as MKPKSSNAKSPTKAPAERVVKDIRRATRRHFSAEDKIRIVLDGLRGEDSIAELCRKEGIAQSLYYTWSKEFMEAGKRRLAGDTARAATTGEVQDLRREARALKECVADLTLENRLLKKHDRGWGRRRMRYPASEKLEIIRIVEQSHLPAKRTLDQLGIARRTFYRWYDRFLEGGPEALEDRPSAPTRVWNRIGDDIQDQIVEMALDYSELSPRELAVRFTDEKRYFVSEATVYRLLKAHDLITSPAYVVIKAADQFHTKTTRPNEMWQTDFTYFKIIGWGWMYLSTVLDDFSRYIIAWKLCTNMRAEDVTDTLDMALAASGCDSATVLHKPRLLSDNGPSYIAGELAEYIEAQQMSHVRGAPCHPQTQGKIERWHQTLKNRILLENYFLPGDLEAQIEAFVEHYNNQRYHESLNNVTPADAYFGRAPAIIKQRERIKRQTIEYRRLQHRKLAA
- a CDS encoding Lrp/AsnC family transcriptional regulator; translation: MKNSRNAVDLDEFDRKILAILGRDGRITFTELALRVGLSKTPCQQRVKRLVDSGLITGFRAIVDPAKVGLDHVAFTEVKLSDTREEALKRFNAAVRQIPEVEECHMIASSFDYLLKVRTPDIRRYRIVLGEKISSLPHVASTSTFVAMETICESAR